The Terriglobales bacterium genomic interval GGAAGCGCGAGAGGAGTTCCTGCAGGCCAAGGAAGTACCACGGGGCCTTGGAAGGGTTCGGAGTCATGCCCGGGTTCGCCAGCCCTAGCAGCGGCGCCTGTAAAAAGATCGACACCACCAATAGGAAGACGGTCATCGCGACCGCGGCAATGAACTCTTTGAAGACGAACTCCGGGAAGGAGACGACCATCTCGTCCTCGCTGTCGTCGCGGACCGTCGACGGCACCTCCACCTGGCGGCGCCGCTGTTCCACCCGCTCGCGGGCGGCGATCCGGTCGCGCGCTTCAGTGGCCATGCTTAATCAGAGCCCCCCGCTGAAGCCATCTTTTCGGACTCGCCAGAAGTGGACCACCATCAGCAGGAACGCCGCCAGCGGCAACCCCACAACGTGCAGCACGTAGAAGCGCAGCAAGGCATTGTCACCGACCACGCGCCCACCGATCAGCAGGTAGCGGGTGTAGGGACCGGCGATGGGCGCGTACTTTGCCATGTTGGTGCCGACCGTGACGGCCCAGATGGAGAGCTGGTCCCAGGGCAAGAGGTAGCCGGTGAAGCTCAACAGCAACGTGATCAGCAGCAGCAGGGTGCCGACGCCCCAGTTGAACTCGCGCGGCTTCTTGTAGGAGCCGGTCAAAAAGACACGCGCCATGTGCAGCCAGACCGTGATCACCATCGCGTGCGCCGCCCAGCGGTGCATGTTGCGGATGACGCCACCGAAGGTGACGACGAATTGCAGGTCGCGCATGTCCTGGTAGGCGTGGTTGGTGGAGGGCACGTAATAGAACATGAGGAAGAGCCCGGTGACGGTCAGCACGATAAAGAGGAAGAACGACAGACCGCCGAGGCACAGTGTGTACGACA includes:
- a CDS encoding cytochrome b N-terminal domain-containing protein is translated as MTVIRAALDEMFSIIGQMVGSVFRHGLPLTDKIAARTALTNFFLHIHPVRVRRSWIRMSYTLCLGGLSFFLFIVLTVTGLFLMFYYVPSTNHAYQDMRDLQFVVTFGGVIRNMHRWAAHAMVITVWLHMARVFLTGSYKKPREFNWGVGTLLLLITLLLSFTGYLLPWDQLSIWAVTVGTNMAKYAPIAGPYTRYLLIGGRVVGDNALLRFYVLHVVGLPLAAFLLMVVHFWRVRKDGFSGGL